The Pseudomonas parafulva genome window below encodes:
- the glyA gene encoding serine hydroxymethyltransferase: MFSRDLTIAKYDAELFEAMQQEALRQEEHIELIASENYTSPAVMEAQGSVLTNKYAEGYPGKRYYGGCEYVDVVEQLAIDRAKQLFGADYANVQPHAGSQANAAVYLALLSAGDTILGMSLAHGGHLTHGASVSSSGKLYNAIQYGIDGNGLIDYDEVERLALEHKPKMIVAGFSAYSQVLDFPRFRAIADKVGAYLFVDMAHVAGLVAAGVYPNPVPFADVVTTTTHKTLRGPRGGLILARKNEEIEKKLNSAVFPGAQGGPLEHVIAAKAICFKEALQPEFKAYQQQVVKNAQAMASVFIERGFDVVSGGTENHLFLLSLIKQEISGKDADAALGKAFITVNKNSVPNDPRSPFVTSGLRFGTPAVTTRGFKEAECRELAGWICDILADLNNEAVIDAVREKVKAICKKLPVYGN; this comes from the coding sequence ATGTTCAGCCGTGATTTGACCATTGCCAAGTACGACGCCGAGCTCTTCGAAGCCATGCAGCAAGAAGCCCTGCGCCAGGAAGAGCACATCGAGCTGATCGCTTCGGAAAACTACACCAGCCCAGCGGTCATGGAAGCCCAGGGTTCGGTTCTGACCAACAAGTACGCCGAAGGCTATCCAGGCAAGCGTTACTACGGCGGCTGCGAGTACGTCGACGTGGTCGAACAGCTGGCCATCGACCGCGCCAAGCAACTGTTCGGCGCCGACTACGCCAACGTTCAGCCGCACGCCGGTTCCCAGGCCAACGCGGCGGTCTACCTGGCCCTGCTGTCGGCCGGCGACACCATCCTGGGCATGAGCCTGGCCCACGGCGGCCACCTGACCCACGGCGCCAGCGTGTCGTCCTCGGGCAAGCTGTACAACGCCATCCAGTACGGCATCGACGGTAACGGCCTGATCGACTACGACGAAGTGGAGCGTCTGGCGCTCGAGCACAAGCCGAAGATGATCGTCGCCGGTTTCTCCGCCTACTCCCAGGTGCTGGACTTCCCACGCTTCCGCGCCATCGCCGACAAGGTCGGGGCCTACCTGTTCGTCGACATGGCCCACGTTGCCGGTCTGGTCGCAGCAGGCGTCTACCCCAACCCGGTGCCGTTCGCCGACGTGGTCACCACCACCACCCACAAGACCCTGCGCGGTCCGCGCGGTGGCCTGATCCTGGCGCGCAAGAACGAAGAGATCGAGAAGAAGCTGAACTCCGCCGTGTTCCCAGGCGCCCAGGGTGGCCCGCTGGAGCACGTGATCGCGGCCAAGGCGATCTGCTTCAAGGAAGCGCTGCAGCCTGAATTCAAGGCCTACCAGCAGCAAGTGGTGAAGAACGCCCAGGCCATGGCCAGCGTGTTCATCGAGCGCGGTTTCGACGTAGTGTCCGGCGGTACCGAGAACCACCTGTTCCTGCTGTCGCTGATCAAGCAGGAGATCTCCGGCAAGGACGCGGACGCCGCCCTGGGCAAAGCGTTCATCACCGTGAACAAGAACTCGGTGCCGAACGACCCACGCTCGCCGTTCGTCACCTCCGGCCTGCGCTTCGGCACCCCGGCCGTCACCACCCGTGGCTTCAAGGAAGCCGAGTGCCGCGAACTGGCCGGCTGGATCTGCGACATCCTCGCCGACCTGAACAACGAGGCAGTGATCGACGCCGTGCGGGAAAAGGTCAAGGCCATCTGCAAAAAGCTGCCGGTCTACGGCAACTGA
- a CDS encoding HlyD family type I secretion periplasmic adaptor subunit, whose product MSVHPLFSPGAAPAADRVHPLRDDASAPARAGRWLVLVGFGGFVLWAALAPLDKGVPLSGNVVVAGSRQAVQHPTGGVIGALRVRDGDQVEAGQVLLSLDPTQAQAQQGSLRVQYVNALATAARLRAEEAGAPTVSFPQDLLADAATPWVATVLETQRQLRGSRAQARELELAGLGQGIAGAQASLGGLQGALLGKQAQRQALDEQLRGLRDLARDGYIARNRLLDSERLLAQVNGAIAEDMGNIARTRRQVQELTLRASQRRQEFQNEVRQQLSEVQASAEDLGNRLRSAEFELAHTQVRAPVAGTVVGLSVFTNGGVIGRGQQLMEIVPRDAPLLVDARAPVELIDRLQPGLPVELLFVAFNQSTTPRVAGEVSLVSADRLLDDKTQQPYYQVRIQVSAEGTRQLAGVDIRPGMPVEAFVRSGERSLLNYLFKPLADRVHVALSEE is encoded by the coding sequence ATGAGTGTGCATCCACTGTTCAGCCCTGGCGCCGCCCCCGCGGCGGACAGGGTTCATCCACTGCGCGACGATGCCAGCGCCCCGGCCAGGGCCGGGCGTTGGCTGGTGTTGGTCGGCTTCGGCGGCTTCGTCCTGTGGGCGGCCCTGGCGCCGCTGGACAAGGGCGTGCCGCTGAGCGGCAACGTGGTGGTCGCCGGGAGCCGGCAAGCGGTGCAGCACCCGACCGGGGGCGTGATTGGCGCGTTGCGGGTGCGCGACGGCGATCAGGTCGAGGCTGGCCAGGTGCTGCTCAGTCTCGATCCGACCCAGGCCCAGGCCCAGCAGGGCTCACTGCGGGTGCAGTACGTCAACGCGCTGGCCACGGCTGCGCGCTTGCGCGCCGAGGAGGCGGGCGCGCCAACCGTGAGCTTTCCCCAGGACCTGCTCGCCGACGCGGCCACGCCGTGGGTCGCCACGGTGCTGGAAACCCAGCGGCAACTGCGCGGCAGTCGCGCCCAGGCGCGTGAGCTGGAGCTGGCTGGCCTGGGCCAGGGCATCGCCGGGGCGCAGGCGTCGCTCGGCGGCCTCCAGGGCGCACTGCTTGGCAAACAGGCCCAGCGCCAGGCCCTGGACGAGCAACTGCGCGGCCTGCGCGACCTGGCCCGCGACGGCTACATCGCGCGCAATCGCCTGCTCGATAGCGAACGCCTGTTGGCCCAGGTCAATGGCGCGATCGCCGAGGACATGGGCAACATCGCCCGCACCCGGCGTCAGGTGCAGGAGCTCACCTTGCGTGCCAGCCAGCGCCGCCAGGAGTTCCAGAACGAGGTGCGCCAGCAGTTGAGCGAGGTCCAGGCCAGTGCCGAGGACTTGGGCAATCGCCTGCGCAGCGCCGAGTTCGAACTGGCCCACACCCAGGTACGCGCGCCGGTGGCCGGCACCGTGGTCGGGCTCAGTGTGTTCACCAACGGCGGCGTGATCGGCCGGGGGCAACAACTGATGGAGATCGTCCCCCGCGACGCCCCGCTGCTGGTCGATGCCCGCGCCCCGGTGGAACTGATCGACCGCCTGCAGCCGGGCCTGCCGGTGGAGTTGCTGTTCGTCGCCTTCAACCAGAGCACTACGCCGCGCGTGGCCGGGGAGGTGAGCCTGGTGTCGGCCGACCGCTTGCTCGACGACAAGACCCAGCAGCCCTATTACCAGGTACGCATCCAGGTCAGCGCCGAGGGCACGCGGCAGTTGGCCGGTGTAGACATTCGCCCCGGCATGCCGGTGGAGGCGTTCGTGCGCAGCGGCGAGCGCTCGCTGCTCAACTACCTGTTCAAGCCGCTGGCAGACCGGGTGCATGTGGCCTTGAGCGAGGAGTGA
- a CDS encoding type I secretion system permease/ATPase, which yields MSTPRNAATAELWQALKACRGGLGHVALFTAVANVLMLAPALYMLQVYDRVLSSGNEMTLLMLSLMVLGLFAFLGVLEWLRSLVVIRLGTRLDLHLNPRVFDAAFQASLEGHKGSAQQALGDLTQLRQFATGQALFAFFDAPWFVLYLLVIFLFSPWLGLLALVGALLLASLAWLNERLTEGVFVEAGRLSQQAVQQAAGNLGNAEAVAAMGMLGAVRQRWSLLHQGFLALQNLGSERSAAITAVSKSVRLALQSLVLGLGAWLALEHLISPGMMIAGSILMARVLAPIDQLIGVWRQWGAARQSAERLGQLLQRHAPLANGMPLPDPRGQLRVEHLSAAVPGGGRLCLEGVAFELAAGESLGLIGASGSGKSTLARLLVGAASPLSGKVCLDGAALAQWDRPLLGAHIGYLPQDVQLFAGSVAENIARLGPVDADAVVAAAQLAGVHELILQWPQGYDTRLGDGGAGLSGGQRQRIGLARALYRLPALVVLDEPNASLDDAGERALLAALAALKAQGRTLVMISHKSSLLLGLDKLLVLHEGRVQQFGATARVLQAAARPASPTPPVATTARTGVTYSFNQSGQRS from the coding sequence ATGAGTACACCCCGCAATGCCGCCACCGCTGAGCTGTGGCAGGCCCTGAAGGCCTGCCGGGGCGGCCTGGGCCATGTCGCCCTGTTCACCGCCGTGGCCAATGTGCTGATGCTGGCGCCGGCGCTGTACATGCTGCAGGTCTATGACCGGGTGCTGTCGTCGGGCAACGAGATGACCTTGCTGATGCTCAGCCTCATGGTGCTGGGACTGTTCGCTTTCCTCGGCGTGCTCGAGTGGTTGCGCAGCCTGGTGGTGATCCGCCTGGGCACGCGGCTGGACCTGCACCTCAATCCGCGCGTGTTCGACGCCGCTTTCCAGGCCAGCCTGGAGGGGCACAAGGGCAGTGCCCAGCAGGCGCTGGGCGACCTGACCCAACTGCGCCAGTTCGCCACCGGCCAGGCGCTGTTCGCCTTCTTCGACGCGCCGTGGTTCGTGCTCTACCTGCTGGTGATCTTTCTGTTCAGCCCCTGGCTGGGCCTGCTGGCGCTGGTCGGCGCGCTGCTGCTGGCTTCACTGGCCTGGCTCAACGAACGGCTGACCGAGGGCGTGTTCGTCGAAGCCGGACGCCTGTCGCAGCAGGCCGTGCAGCAAGCCGCGGGCAACCTGGGCAACGCTGAAGCGGTCGCGGCGATGGGCATGCTCGGCGCCGTGCGCCAGCGCTGGAGTCTCTTGCACCAAGGCTTTCTGGCCCTGCAGAACCTGGGCAGCGAGCGCAGCGCAGCGATCACCGCCGTGTCCAAGAGCGTGCGTCTGGCCCTGCAGTCGCTGGTACTGGGCCTGGGCGCGTGGCTGGCGCTGGAGCACCTGATCAGCCCCGGCATGATGATCGCCGGCTCCATTCTCATGGCGCGGGTGCTGGCGCCGATCGATCAGTTGATCGGGGTCTGGCGCCAGTGGGGCGCGGCGCGCCAGAGTGCCGAGCGCCTGGGCCAACTGCTGCAGCGCCATGCGCCGTTGGCCAATGGTATGCCGCTGCCTGACCCTCGCGGACAGTTGCGCGTCGAGCACTTGAGCGCCGCGGTACCGGGCGGGGGGCGGTTGTGCCTGGAGGGCGTGGCCTTCGAGCTGGCGGCGGGCGAATCGCTGGGGCTGATCGGCGCCTCCGGCTCCGGCAAGTCGACCCTGGCGCGGCTGCTGGTGGGCGCGGCCAGTCCGCTGTCGGGCAAAGTGTGCCTGGACGGCGCAGCGCTGGCGCAGTGGGACCGCCCACTGCTCGGTGCGCACATCGGCTATTTGCCCCAGGACGTGCAGTTGTTCGCCGGCAGCGTTGCCGAGAACATCGCCCGTCTTGGCCCGGTGGACGCCGACGCAGTGGTGGCGGCCGCGCAGTTGGCCGGCGTGCACGAGCTGATTCTGCAATGGCCGCAAGGTTACGACACACGCTTGGGCGACGGCGGCGCCGGGCTCTCCGGGGGCCAGCGACAGCGCATCGGCCTGGCTCGGGCGTTGTATCGGCTGCCGGCGCTGGTGGTGCTCGACGAGCCCAACGCCAGCCTGGATGACGCGGGCGAGCGCGCCTTGCTGGCAGCACTCGCGGCACTCAAGGCTCAGGGCCGCACGCTGGTGATGATCAGCCACAAGTCGAGCCTGCTGCTGGGGCTGGACAAGCTGCTGGTGCTGCATGAAGGCCGGGTCCAGCAGTTCGGTGCGACTGCGCGGGTGCTGCAGGCCGCTGCACGTCCCGCCAGCCCCACGCCCCCGGTGGCCACCACGGCGCGCACCGGGGTGACCTACAGCTTCAACCAGAGCGGGCAGAGGTCTTGA
- a CDS encoding nucleobase:cation symporter-2 family protein: MTTSPSTSPARRPEDENLGVGANLAYGLQHVLTMYGGIVAVPLILGQAAGLAPAEIGLLIAASLFAGGLATLLQTLGLPFFGCQLPLVQGVSFAGVATMGAILGSQNGGGMPAVLGAVMAASLIGLLITPVFSRITRFFPPLVTGIVITTIGLTLMPVAARWVMGGNSAAADFGSMANVGLAALTFAIVLLLSKLGSASISRLSILLAMVAGTLIAWALGMADFSTVGDGPLLAFPTPFHFGLPTFHIAAILSMCIVIMVTLVETSADILAVGEIIDTKVDSRRLGDGLRADMASSILAPIFGSFTQSAFAQNVGLVAVTGVKSRYVVATGGLILVVLGLLPIMGRVIAAVPTPVLGGAGIVLFGTVAASGIRTLSKVSYTNNVNLIIVAASLGFGMIPIAAPTFYHQFPGWFETIFHSGISSAAIMAIVLNLIFNHLKTGNSDQQSVFAAGYERTIQYSDISQLRDGDYFKDGKLFDAEGHEVPVKNEAEPGARGRRRKVVAEH; the protein is encoded by the coding sequence ATGACCACGTCTCCCAGCACGTCTCCCGCCCGGCGCCCCGAGGACGAAAACCTCGGCGTCGGGGCCAACCTGGCCTACGGCCTGCAGCACGTCCTGACCATGTACGGCGGCATCGTCGCCGTACCGCTGATCCTTGGCCAGGCGGCGGGACTGGCGCCGGCGGAGATCGGCCTGCTGATCGCCGCCTCGCTGTTCGCCGGTGGCCTGGCGACCTTGCTGCAAACCCTCGGCCTGCCGTTCTTCGGCTGCCAGTTGCCGCTGGTGCAAGGGGTGTCGTTCGCCGGCGTGGCGACCATGGGCGCGATCCTCGGCAGCCAGAATGGCGGCGGCATGCCGGCCGTGCTCGGTGCGGTGATGGCCGCCTCGCTGATCGGCCTGCTGATCACCCCCGTGTTCTCGCGCATCACCCGCTTCTTTCCGCCGCTGGTGACCGGCATCGTCATCACCACCATCGGCCTGACCCTGATGCCGGTGGCCGCGCGCTGGGTGATGGGCGGCAACAGCGCCGCCGCCGACTTCGGCAGCATGGCCAACGTCGGCCTCGCGGCTCTGACCTTCGCCATCGTGCTGCTGTTGAGCAAGCTGGGCAGCGCCAGCATTTCGCGCCTGTCGATCCTCCTGGCGATGGTCGCCGGCACCTTGATCGCCTGGGCGCTGGGCATGGCCGACTTCAGCACAGTGGGCGACGGCCCGCTGCTGGCCTTCCCCACGCCCTTCCACTTCGGCCTGCCGACCTTCCATATCGCCGCGATCCTGTCGATGTGCATCGTGATCATGGTGACCTTGGTGGAAACCTCGGCGGACATCCTCGCCGTGGGCGAGATCATCGACACCAAGGTCGACTCCCGGCGCCTGGGCGACGGCCTGCGCGCGGACATGGCCTCGAGCATCCTGGCGCCGATCTTCGGCTCTTTCACCCAGAGCGCGTTCGCCCAGAACGTCGGACTGGTGGCGGTGACCGGGGTAAAGAGCCGCTATGTGGTGGCCACCGGCGGGCTGATCCTGGTGGTGCTCGGCCTGCTGCCGATCATGGGCCGGGTGATCGCCGCCGTGCCCACGCCCGTGCTGGGCGGCGCCGGCATCGTGCTGTTCGGCACAGTGGCGGCCAGCGGCATCCGCACCCTGTCCAAGGTGAGCTACACCAACAACGTCAACCTGATCATCGTCGCCGCCTCGCTGGGCTTCGGCATGATCCCCATCGCCGCGCCGACCTTCTACCACCAGTTCCCCGGCTGGTTCGAGACCATCTTCCACTCTGGCATCAGTTCGGCGGCGATCATGGCCATCGTGCTCAACCTGATCTTCAACCACCTCAAGACCGGCAACTCGGACCAGCAGTCGGTGTTCGCCGCCGGCTACGAGCGCACCATCCAGTACTCGGACATCTCGCAGTTGCGTGACGGCGACTACTTCAAGGACGGCAAGCTGTTCGATGCCGAGGGCCACGAAGTGCCGGTGAAGAACGAGGCCGAGCCGGGCGCCCGGGGCCGGCGGCGCAAGGTGGTGGCGGAGCATTGA
- a CDS encoding YbdD/YjiX family protein has protein sequence MFNDLGRLGKYLGQAARLMVGMPDYDNYVEHMQKTHPDQPVMSYEAFFRERQEARYGGKSGPKCC, from the coding sequence ATGTTCAACGACCTGGGACGACTGGGTAAGTACCTGGGGCAAGCCGCTCGGCTGATGGTCGGCATGCCCGACTACGATAACTATGTCGAGCACATGCAAAAGACCCATCCGGACCAGCCGGTGATGAGCTACGAGGCGTTCTTCCGCGAGCGCCAGGAAGCCCGCTACGGCGGCAAGTCCGGGCCCAAGTGCTGTTGA
- the yjiA gene encoding GTPase yields MHTPIPVTVLTGFLGAGKTTLLKHMLKAEHGLKIAVIENEFSDAGIDSQLLGDEPVQVMTLANGCVCCSIHGDLTRALYLLLERLDAGEIAFDRLVIECTGLADPAPVAQTFFIDEELRDRYILDGIITLVDAKHAEFHLTQAIAQAQVGFADRLLLSKTDLVEPAAVEALRERLARINGRAQLRVVEHGRIDLAELLDVRGFNLNPDLGASLKPTLRPVLKPATPDRISTLVLRSDTALDIDQLSDFMNGLLEAHGKQLLRYKGVLNIAGEDRRLVFQGVLKLYGFDWDAPWQDGEARESVMVFIGDELPQEKIREGFAALGR; encoded by the coding sequence GTGCATACCCCCATTCCCGTCACCGTGCTCACCGGCTTTCTCGGTGCTGGCAAGACCACCCTGCTCAAGCACATGCTCAAGGCCGAGCACGGCCTGAAGATCGCCGTGATTGAGAACGAGTTCAGTGACGCGGGCATCGACAGCCAACTGCTGGGCGACGAACCGGTACAGGTGATGACCCTGGCCAACGGCTGCGTGTGCTGCAGCATCCACGGCGACCTGACCCGTGCGCTGTACCTGCTGCTCGAGCGCCTGGACGCGGGCGAAATCGCCTTCGACCGTCTGGTGATCGAGTGCACCGGCCTGGCCGATCCGGCGCCGGTGGCCCAGACCTTCTTCATCGATGAAGAACTGCGCGATCGCTACATCCTCGACGGCATCATCACCCTGGTCGATGCCAAGCACGCCGAATTCCACCTGACCCAGGCCATCGCCCAGGCCCAGGTGGGCTTTGCCGACCGCTTGCTGCTGAGCAAGACCGACCTGGTCGAACCGGCGGCGGTGGAGGCGCTGCGTGAGCGGCTGGCGCGCATCAATGGCCGCGCGCAGTTGCGGGTGGTCGAGCACGGTCGCATCGACCTGGCCGAGTTGCTCGACGTGCGCGGTTTCAACCTCAACCCGGACCTGGGCGCCAGCCTCAAGCCGACGCTACGCCCCGTGTTGAAGCCCGCCACCCCGGACCGTATCTCCACCCTGGTGCTGCGCAGCGACACGGCGCTGGACATCGACCAGCTCAGCGACTTCATGAATGGGTTGCTCGAAGCGCACGGCAAGCAGTTGCTGCGCTACAAGGGGGTGCTGAACATCGCCGGCGAAGATCGCCGCCTGGTGTTCCAGGGCGTGCTCAAGCTCTACGGTTTCGATTGGGATGCCCCGTGGCAGGACGGCGAGGCGCGGGAAAGCGTGATGGTGTTCATCGGCGACGAGCTGCCCCAGGAGAAGATCCGCGAAGGCTTCGCAGCGCTCGGCCGCTGA
- a CDS encoding carbon starvation CstA family protein, protein MNNNNSLLRHIPWLALAIIGACALGVVALRRGEAINALWIVVAAVAIYLVAYRYYSLFIATKVMQLDPRRATPAVLNNDGLDYVPTNKHILFGHHFAAIAGAGPLVGPVLAAQMGYLPGTLWLIAGVVLAGAVQDFMVLFLSTRRNGRSLGDMVREEMGRIPGTIALFGCFLIMIIILAVLALIVVKALAESPWGMFTVMATIPIAMFMGIYMRYIRPGRIGEISLIGVVLLLTSIWLGGVIAADPTWGPAFTFTGVQITWMLVGYGFVAAVLPVWLVLAPRDYLSTFLKIGTIIALAIGILVIAPELKMPALTQFTDGTGPVWKGTLFPFLFITIACGAVSGFHALISSGTTPKLLDNETNARYIGYGGMLMESFVAIMAMVAASVIEPGVYFAMNSPAAVVGGDVVAVAQTVSSWGFSITPEQLEATARDIGEHTILARAGGAPTLAVGIAQILHQVLPGENTMAFWYHFAILFEALFILTAVDAGTRAGRFMLQDLLGSFVPALKRTESWTANLIGTAGCVALWGYLLYQGVIDPLGGINTLWPLFGISNQMLAGIALMLGTVVLIKMKRERYIWVTLLPALWLLICTTTAGLIKLFDPNPAVGFLALAKKYSTALDAGQVLAPAKDIGQMQHVIFNAYTNAGLTILFLVVVFSVLFFAIKVGIAALGRKERSDKETPFQALPDA, encoded by the coding sequence ATGAACAACAATAATAGCCTGCTCCGCCACATTCCGTGGCTGGCGCTGGCAATCATAGGAGCCTGCGCGCTGGGTGTGGTTGCCCTGCGTCGCGGTGAAGCGATCAATGCCTTGTGGATCGTGGTCGCGGCAGTGGCCATCTACCTGGTCGCCTACCGTTACTACAGCCTGTTCATCGCCACCAAAGTGATGCAACTCGATCCGCGCCGGGCCACCCCGGCGGTCCTCAATAACGACGGCCTGGACTACGTCCCGACCAACAAACACATCCTCTTCGGTCACCACTTCGCCGCCATCGCTGGCGCCGGTCCCCTGGTCGGTCCGGTCCTGGCCGCGCAGATGGGGTATCTGCCGGGCACCCTGTGGCTGATCGCCGGCGTGGTCCTGGCCGGTGCGGTGCAGGACTTCATGGTGCTGTTCCTGTCCACCCGCCGCAACGGCCGCTCGCTGGGCGACATGGTGCGCGAGGAGATGGGCCGCATCCCCGGCACCATCGCGTTGTTCGGCTGCTTCCTGATCATGATCATCATCCTCGCGGTGCTGGCGCTGATCGTGGTCAAGGCCCTGGCCGAGAGCCCATGGGGCATGTTCACGGTGATGGCGACCATCCCGATCGCCATGTTCATGGGTATCTACATGCGCTATATCCGCCCGGGGCGCATTGGCGAGATCTCGCTGATCGGCGTGGTCCTGCTGCTCACCTCCATCTGGCTGGGCGGTGTGATCGCGGCGGATCCGACCTGGGGTCCGGCGTTCACCTTCACCGGCGTGCAGATCACCTGGATGCTGGTCGGCTACGGTTTCGTCGCTGCCGTGCTGCCGGTATGGCTGGTGCTGGCGCCGCGTGACTACCTGTCGACCTTCCTCAAGATCGGCACCATCATCGCCCTGGCCATCGGCATCCTGGTCATCGCGCCCGAGCTGAAAATGCCGGCCCTGACCCAGTTCACCGACGGCACCGGCCCGGTGTGGAAGGGCACCCTGTTCCCGTTCCTGTTCATCACCATCGCCTGCGGCGCGGTGTCCGGCTTCCATGCCCTGATCAGCTCGGGCACCACGCCCAAGCTGCTGGACAACGAAACCAACGCCCGCTACATCGGTTACGGCGGCATGCTCATGGAGTCGTTCGTGGCAATCATGGCCATGGTCGCGGCGTCGGTCATCGAACCGGGCGTGTACTTCGCCATGAACAGCCCGGCGGCCGTGGTCGGTGGCGACGTGGTGGCGGTGGCGCAGACGGTCAGCAGTTGGGGCTTCAGCATCACCCCCGAGCAGCTCGAGGCGACCGCCCGTGACATCGGCGAGCACACCATCCTGGCCCGTGCCGGGGGCGCGCCGACGTTGGCGGTGGGGATCGCGCAGATCCTGCACCAGGTACTGCCGGGTGAAAACACCATGGCCTTCTGGTACCACTTCGCGATCCTGTTCGAAGCGCTGTTCATCCTGACTGCCGTGGACGCCGGCACCCGCGCCGGACGTTTCATGCTGCAGGACCTGCTGGGCAGCTTCGTGCCGGCGCTCAAGCGCACCGAGTCGTGGACCGCCAACCTGATCGGCACCGCCGGCTGCGTGGCGCTGTGGGGCTACCTGCTGTACCAGGGCGTCATCGATCCGCTGGGCGGCATCAATACGCTGTGGCCGCTGTTCGGCATCTCCAACCAGATGCTGGCAGGTATCGCCTTGATGCTCGGCACCGTGGTGCTGATCAAGATGAAGCGCGAGCGCTACATCTGGGTCACCCTGCTGCCGGCGCTGTGGCTGCTGATCTGTACCACCACCGCAGGTCTGATCAAGCTGTTCGACCCGAACCCGGCCGTCGGCTTCCTGGCCCTGGCCAAGAAGTACAGCACCGCGCTGGACGCCGGCCAGGTGCTGGCCCCGGCCAAGGACATCGGGCAGATGCAGCACGTGATCTTCAACGCCTACACCAACGCCGGCCTCACCATCCTGTTCCTGGTGGTGGTGTTCAGCGTGCTGTTCTTCGCCATCAAGGTCGGCATCGCCGCCCTGGGCCGCAAGGAGCGCAGCGACAAGGAAACCCCGTTCCAGGCTCTGCCTGACGCTTGA
- a CDS encoding TolC family outer membrane protein, whose protein sequence is MRLLWPLVLLGVSLRAVALDLSDAYALALRNDPTLHAALAERDAGIEHLNIGRAGLLPNLSYRYNRARNDSEVTQRGQFGDVTSQRDYRSYSSTLTLQQPLFDYGLWSDYRRGVAQAALADARLRGRGQEMMVRVFAAYSEALFAAEQIALAQAQRRSYAEQLHLNQRLLQGGEGTRTDVLETRARYELAQAQEIEAADNLDAALRSLQAITGEAVITEDLAPLRAAFAVQPLSPARFEPWRDLAVAHNAELASQRHALEAAEQGIERQRAGHLPSLSAYVSKGISSSSSESTYNQRYDTDSVGLQLSMPLYAGGGVSARVRQARAERDGLQFQVDAQVSDTLNQLRRQFNLCASSTAKIRAYGLAVKAASALVEATRRSVQGGERVNLDVLDAEQQLYGARRDLAQARHEYLRAWVQLRYLAGVLEAKDLDVLNRYFVGRE, encoded by the coding sequence ATGCGTCTGTTGTGGCCCCTCGTGTTGCTGGGCGTGAGCCTGCGGGCTGTCGCGCTGGACTTGAGCGACGCCTATGCCCTGGCCTTGCGCAACGACCCGACCTTGCATGCCGCCCTCGCCGAGCGAGACGCCGGCATCGAGCACTTGAACATCGGGCGTGCCGGTCTGCTGCCGAACCTGTCTTACCGCTACAACCGTGCGCGCAACGATTCCGAGGTGACCCAGCGCGGCCAGTTCGGCGACGTCACCAGTCAGCGTGACTATCGCAGCTACAGTTCGACCCTGACGTTGCAGCAGCCACTGTTCGACTACGGGCTGTGGAGCGACTACCGCCGCGGCGTGGCCCAAGCGGCGTTGGCCGACGCGCGCTTGCGCGGTCGCGGTCAGGAGATGATGGTGCGGGTGTTCGCGGCCTACAGCGAAGCGCTGTTCGCCGCCGAGCAGATCGCCCTGGCCCAGGCCCAGCGGCGCAGCTACGCCGAGCAGTTGCACCTCAATCAGCGCTTGCTCCAGGGCGGTGAGGGGACGCGCACCGATGTGCTGGAAACCCGCGCCCGCTACGAATTGGCCCAGGCCCAGGAAATCGAAGCGGCCGACAACCTCGATGCGGCCCTGCGCAGCTTGCAGGCGATCACCGGGGAGGCGGTGATTACCGAGGACCTGGCGCCGCTGCGCGCGGCGTTCGCGGTGCAGCCGCTGTCGCCTGCGCGCTTCGAGCCGTGGCGTGACCTGGCCGTGGCTCACAACGCCGAGCTTGCCAGCCAGCGTCATGCACTGGAGGCCGCCGAACAGGGCATCGAGCGCCAGCGCGCCGGGCATCTGCCCAGTTTGAGCGCCTACGTCAGCAAAGGCATTTCCAGTTCCAGTTCCGAAAGCACCTACAACCAGCGCTATGACACCGACAGTGTCGGTCTGCAACTGAGCATGCCGCTGTACGCCGGGGGCGGGGTGTCGGCGCGGGTGCGCCAGGCCCGCGCCGAGCGCGACGGCTTGCAGTTCCAGGTGGACGCGCAAGTCAGCGATACGCTCAACCAGTTGCGTCGGCAGTTCAACCTGTGCGCCAGCAGCACGGCGAAAATCCGCGCCTATGGCCTGGCAGTGAAGGCGGCCAGCGCGTTGGTGGAGGCGACCCGGCGCAGCGTCCAGGGCGGTGAGCGGGTCAACCTCGATGTGCTCGATGCCGAGCAGCAGTTGTACGGCGCGCGGCGTGACCTGGCCCAGGCGCGCCACGAATACCTGCGCGCCTGGGTGCAGTTGCGCTACCTGGCGGGGGTGCTGGAGGCGAAGGACCTCGATGTGTTGAACCGGTATTTCGTCGGGCGTGAGTGA
- a CDS encoding PilZ domain-containing protein, with protein MSDHDERRRFQRIAFDAPTELRQGERRWPVTLLDLSLKGLLAERPEAWEADLSQDFEAIIHLDKATEVRMQVELRHEEPERLGFICLYIDLESMSHLHRLVELNLADSTEMMRELRELIEY; from the coding sequence ATGAGCGACCATGACGAGCGTCGACGTTTCCAGCGCATTGCCTTCGATGCCCCCACCGAGTTGCGCCAGGGCGAGCGCCGTTGGCCGGTGACCCTGCTCGACCTCTCCCTCAAAGGCCTGCTGGCGGAGCGACCCGAAGCCTGGGAAGCGGACTTGAGCCAGGATTTCGAAGCCATCATCCACCTGGACAAGGCCACCGAGGTGAGGATGCAGGTCGAACTTCGCCACGAAGAGCCTGAGCGACTCGGTTTCATCTGCCTGTATATCGACCTGGAATCCATGTCCCACCTGCACCGACTTGTGGAATTGAACCTGGCCGACAGCACCGAAATGATGCGCGAGCTGCGTGAACTGATCGAATATTGA